CTGTGAGACCAGCAAAGCCCTTCCCAACCCTGCTCTGTTTTCGGCCACATCTGGGTCAGGCAGACGGGTGTACCCTTTGCCTCCTGTTCCCTCCCTTCCAGGACCCACAGCTCTGCTCCTTGTCCTGTTGCAGACTCACAGCTGCCCAGCCCCCATCCACGTCCAGCCCTGAATTGGATGCAAGCATCCCATCAGAGGCTGTAAGGGGCTGGTGTTCAGGGAACACCTTTGAGGCCCTGATGCTGCCCTGAGCGTCAGGCTCCAGCTCCTTACTTCCAAGGGGTGGGCTGCGCTTCTGGCCAAAATCAAGGAGCTCCTCACAGAAGGACAAGGAAATCAAGGTCTAGCTCtaggaatataaaataatcataGTTGGGGTCATTCTTAGGCACTtaggatattattttatttagttccaTCTGCGAGTATAAAACCCCATTTTAGAGTTGataaagctgaggctcagaaaagtgaagtgacttgcctgaggcaTCCAAAGCCCCTCTCTTCTTTACTTCTAGGCTGATGGAAACACTTGGCTCTGAATCCCTGGACTGTGTGTCCAACTTCCAGGCCGTGGCTGGACTCCAGTCCCCAAGTGTAACCAGATGCAGGGGAGCTGGGACCCCAGGACTGGGGAGACTCTGGCACCTCCCCATGGCTGTTGCGGCTCACGTTGTCCCTTTCAGGAACGGCTGCTGCTCAGTCTCCTTCACCCCCAACCTCAGGGTCAGGAAGTGGggccactgttgggaggtgggatcAGGCCCTTCCTAGGTCCCCATCGCTGTTTCCAAAACATCATTCTGTCACTTTCTTGCAAAAGCCTCTGCTCTATCCATCTGTGCCACCCTCACTGTGCCACCTACAGTGGCCTTGTCCATTGAGCTCGCAGTACCGCCTCTCATTTGTTGAAGCCTTTTGACATCCCAATTCCTAGCATATCCTGGATAACTTCAAAGTCTGAGCCTCTCAGTGCTGTGACCTTCACATGTCTGATCACTTTCCACTGTACCACAGCCTTGTTCCCATCTAGACACTGTTACCATCTGTATGTGCTCATATTTTCCTCTCTGGAGCATCGTCCACTCCCTTTATTCAACTATTCGTCATACAACTGTTCTGCAATCTCCCATCAACTGATCCAGAGGTGCATTCCCCATCCATCAGTTCCCTTCTGCCTTcactctatcttttttttttttttttttaatgaggcagggtctcactctgtcacccagactggagtgcagtggtgagatcttggctcaccgcaatctccgcctcctaggctcaagcaattctcctgcctcagcctcccaagtagctgggattacaggcatgcgccactgccacccggataatttttgtatttttagtagagacagggtttcaccatgttggccaggctggtctcgaactcctgacctcaaatgatccacctgcctcagcctcccaaagtgctgggattacaggtgttagccactgcacccggcccactctTTCTTCTCTTGTCAGCCCAGAGTTCCTGGTTTGTCAGATCATCTTAACTCCCCACACTCTGTCTTTTGGGGTTACACTTCCCTGACAAAACCCTAACATTTAGACTTCTGATTCAAGATGGCTACCCTTAACACGTATGTTTGCCCCTCCATCCTGGACAATCCCTTTGAAATGACACAAAAAAATATCCTGGGGCTTTAAAACAGGTTTGATTTACTGATAGCACAACCTAACAGAGAAGGAATCCATGACACCACAGAGGGCTCCATTAAGAGAGTGAATTTTCCCCGAAGAGACCTAGATTTGCGTCTCAGCATGGGAATAAGGCAGGGATGTCCACCCCTATCATCCCTAGTCAGCGTTGTAGTTCAACCAGtgcaagaaagggaaaaagacatCAGATTCGAAAGGCAGCAGCAAAATGATCATTATTCACAGATGGCATGaatttctatgtagaaaatctgataGAATTTGTTAAATggctattagaactaataagtaagTTTAACAAGATTGTAGGAGAtaagatcaatatataaaaatcgattacatttctatatactagcaagtGAACTAttggaaattgaaatttaaaaaaaaaagcctgcatagTAGCAtccaaaaaatatgaaatatttagggaTAAGTCTGACAAAGGATATAGAAGACTTGATACCAGAAACTATGAAATTTGCTTAGAGGAATTGAAGACCTGAATATCATCCCTAGTCAACTTTGTAGTTCAGCCAGtgcaagaaagggaaaaagacatCAGATTTGAAAGGCAGCAGCAAAATGATCATTATTCACAGATGGCATGaatttctatgtagaaaatctgatggaagctgggcacggtggctcatgcctgtaatctcagcactttgggaggctgaggcgggtggatcacctgaggttaggagttcaagcccagcctggccaacatggtgaaaccccatctctaccaaaaatacaaaaatcagccaggtgtggtggcagacgcctgtaatcccagctactcaggaggctgaggcaggagaatcacttgaacccaggaggcagaggttgcagtgagcccagatcatgccattgcactccagcctgggcaacagagcgagactcttgtctcaaaaaaagaaaaaaaaaaaaaagaggctgggcgcggtggctgacccttgtaatcccaccactttgggaggccgaggcgggcggatcatgaggtcaggagatccagaccacggtgaaaccccgtctctactaaaaatacaaaaaaaatagccgggcgtagtggcgggcgcctgtagtcccagctactcggagaggctgaggcaggagaatggcgtgaacccgggagacggagcttgcagtgagccaagatcgcaccactgcactccagcctgggcgacagagcgagactccgtctcaaaaaaaaaaaaaagaagaagaagaagaaaatctgatggaattttaaaaatggctattagaactaataagtaagTTTAATAAGATTGTAGGATATAaggtcaatatataaaaatcgattacatttctatatactagaaaGTGAACTAttggaaattgaaattaaaaaaaaaaaagcctgtataGTAGCAtccaaaaaatatgaaatatttagggaTAAGTCTGACAAAGGATATACAAGACTTGATACCAGAAACTATGAAACTTGCTTAGaggaattaaagacctaaataaatagagaaatatacCATGCTCATGAATCAGAAGACTTAATACTGTTAAGATGTCaactctggctgggtgcggtggctcacgcctgtaatcccagcactttgggagtccgaggtgggcagatcacgaggtcaggagatcgagaccatcctggctaacacagcgcaaccccgtctctactaaaaatacaaaaaattagccaggcgtggtggcgggcatctgtagtcctagctacttgggaggctgaggcaggagaatggcaggaacccgggaggcggagcttgcagtgagccgagatcccaccagtgtactccagcctgggtgacagagcgagactccatctcaaaaaaaaaaaaaaaaaaaaagatgtcaactCTTCTCAAACGGATCCATAAATTCAACACTATCCCAGTCAAACTTCCAGCAGACTTTTTgtttagaaattgacaagctaattctaaaattcttataaaaatgCAAGGGACTTATatcaagcacagtggctcacacctgtaattccagcactttgggaggccaagactggcggatcacctgaggtcagaagttcaagaccagcctgggcaacatggtgaaatcccctctctactaaaaatacaaaacttagccagaacagtggcccatgcctgtaatcccaactactcacgagggctgaggcaggagaatcacttgaacccgggaggtggaggttgcagtgagccgagatcaggccactgcactccagcctgggtgacaaagcgagactgtttcaaaaaataaaagaaagaaagacaaagaaaaaaagcacaagggatttagaatagtcaaaacaattttggaaaagaaggggaaaaattgGAGGACTTACACTATCTAACTTTAAGATGATTATAAAGCGACAGCGCAATCAATACAGTGTCATATTGGCATCAAGATGGGCAAATAGATCAAGGCTTATAAACAGATCCATGCATATAtgttcaactgattttcaacaaagatgtaaAGGCAATCTAGTGGAAGAAAGACGGTctttttgccaggtgcagtggctcatgcctgtaatcctagcattttgggaggccaaggcagttgggtcacttgagctcaggagtctgaggccagcctgggcaacatggtgaaaccctgtctctaccaaaaatacaaaaattagccagtcatggtggcatgcgcctgtggtctgagctacttgggaggctgaggcgggaggatcgcttgagcccaggaagtaggctgcagtgagccgtggtcatggtgctgcactccagcatggacaacagagcgagatcctgtctcaaagaaaatataaataaacagtaAGTTAGCTGGTTgttgtggcacgcacctgtagtcctagctactcgggaggctgaagcaggaggattacttgagcccagaagttcaaggctgcagtgagctacaatcacaccactacactccagcttgggtgagagaACAAAAccttgcctaaaaaaaaaaaaaagaaaaaagaaaaggctgggtgaggtaggtcacgcctgtaatcccagcactttgggaagccgaggcgggcagataacctgaggtcaggagttcaagaccagcctggccaacctggtgaaaccctgtctctacaaaaacacaaaaattagccaggcatgatggtgggtgactgtaatcccagctacttgggaggctgaggcaggagaatcacttgaactcgggagacagaggttgcggtgagccaagatcacgccactgcactccagcctgggcaacagagcaagactcagtctcaaaaaaaaaaaaaaagaaaaagaaagagaataaaaaagcaaGCCAGACTGGGAAAGAATATTTGCAAGCATATATGGATAAAGGACTTTTATCCAGGATATATAAATAACCCTAAAAtcccaataataagaaaacaaacaatccaatatTTAAAATGGGCATAcggagccaggtgcaatggctcacgcctgtaatcccagcacttggggaagccgaggcaggtggatcacccaaggtcaggagtttaagactagtctggccaacatagtgacaccccgtctctactaaaaatacaaaaattagctgggcgtggtggtgtgcgcctgcaatcccagatactttggaggctgagacaggagaattgcttgaacctgggaggcagaggttgccgagattgtgccactgcactccagcctgggtgacagagcaagactccttctcaaataaataaataaatacataaataaaatgggcacaagggccaggcacagtactcgcacctgtaatcccagcattttgggaagccaaggcagaaggattgcttgagcccagaagttagagaccagcctaagcaacataatgaaaccctgtctctacaaaaaatgtttaagctgggcgcagtggctcatgcttgtaatcctagcactttgggaggctgaggcaggtggatcacctgaggtcaggagttcgagaccagcctggtcaacgtctactaaaaaaaaaaaaatacaaaaattagccgaacatggtggcaagcacctataattccagctactggggaggctgaggcaggagaattgcttgaacccgggaggcggaggttgcagtgagctgagatcgctccactgcactccagcctgggccacagagcaatactctgtctcaaaaaaaaaaaaaaatagtttaaaaactagctgaccattgtggctcatgcctgtagtcccagctacttgagaggctgaggtgggaggatcccttgagccaaggaagttaaggctgcagtgagccacgattgcaccactgcactccagtctgggcaacagagcaagatcctgtttcaggaaaaaaaaaaaaaaagcgcgaGATTTTGGATACTTCAACAAAGAAGAAGGTATGCAGATGGATATGGAAAGATGCcaatcactagtcattagagaaatgcaaattatggtttcacagtgagatatcactatTGGAATACCACAGTATCAAGTGCTggtgagaatgaggagaaaatgAAACTCATACGCTGCTGGTGGGTATGTAACATGGTATGACCACTTTGGAAATTAGTTTGacggggttttttttgtttttttgtttttgtttttgtttttttttgagacagagtcttgctctgttgcccaaactagagtgcagtgacgcaatctcagctcactgcaacctccacttcctgtcttcaagcaattctgccttagcctcccgagtagctgggaccacaggtgcctgccaccatgcccggctaatttgttttgttttattttgagacggagtcttgctctgttgcccagggtggagtgtagtggtgcaatttcggctcactgcaaactctgcctcccgggttcaagcgattctcctgcctcagcctcctgagtagctgggattacaggcgtgcaccaccacgcccggttaatgtttgtatttttagtagagacagggtttcaccatgttggccaggctggtcatgaactcctgacctcaagtgatccccccacctcggcctccagaagtgctaggattacaagcatgagacaccgcgcccggccacataataaaaaattattatgctggatgaaagaagaaaaatgaaaaagaagagtatctactgtatgatttcatcaagaaaatgcaaacgAATCTATAGGGATGGAAAACAGATCAATGGTTGCCTAGAGATGAGGGGAGGGGGTGGAGAGAGGGGGGAGCAAAGGGGCATGGGGAAACTTTTGGGGTGATAAATGTGTTCATTATCTTGACTTGATGGCTTTGAGGATATGTTCATATGTGAAAACTTATCAAAGtgttcattttaaatatgtgtagttTATTGTATTGTCAACTGTTCATCAATAAAgctataaaaagataaatagaaagaagcaagaatcaaataaaagagttactctaagaaaagaaatgagatataaatactacaaaaagagcaAAATCGTCACTACATGCAGATTACATTATTGTCTAGTTAGAAAAGTCAAAGATTCAACTGAAGCCATTTAGATCACACCAGCAGGTTCAGTAAAAtggccaaaagaaaaatatacaaaaatcaatagttttcttttttaccaagaaaaaacaactttaaaatgttagaaaaaaaaattatctaattcGTGATAGCAATTAAAGCTATGAAATACCCAGAAATAAACTTTACCCAGAACATACAAGAAGACCTGAATAAGTAGAGAGATCTATGCCATCTTCTCAAAATGGAAGAACACTCTGGAAAAGCTCTCAGTTTTCCCCCAGATTactctataaattcaatgcaactcCAGTTTAAATTTCCAGTGGAATTATTTAACCAAAACTagaaaagataattctaaaattcatctgGAAGAGTAAATGGATaccaagaacaacaacaaaaatgtagttAAAAATAAGGATAATGGACCAGGTGGGAATTACTTCCATTACCACTAATCCAAATGTAccataaaacaattattattattacagcaaGCATAGGATTTGTTTtcctatttcacaaatatttatgaaataaccATGTAAATGAATAGGCAAACAGAACAATAGAACACATCGTCCAGAAACAGTCTCCAAaacgtttttctttttcttttttttttttttttttctgagacggagtctcgctctgtcgcccaggctggagtgcagtggtgcaatctcggctcactgcaagctccgcctcccgggttcacgccattctcctgcctcagcctctccgagtagctgggactacaggcgcccgccaccacgcccggctaatttttttgtattttttagtagagacggggtttcaccgaggtctcgatctcctgacctcgtgatccgcccacctcggcctcccaaagtgctgggattacaagcgtgagccaccgcgcccggcctccaaaaCGTTTTTCATGTAGTGAATATTTTAGTATAAAGGCTTATcatgtatttctattatttttatttttatttattttttatcattttatttatttattttttttttttgagatggagtctcgctctgttgcccaggctagagtgcagtggtgcgatctctgctcactgcaacctccgactcctgggctcaagttattctcctgcctcagcctcccaagaagatgggattacaggtggccaccaccatgcctggctaattttggtatttttagtagagatggggtttcaccatgttggccaggctggtcttgaactcctgacctcaagtgatccgcccgcctcggcctccaaaagtggtaggattacaggcatgaaccacctgtATTTAATGTATTTCTATTAAATATGTCCTGGATATCCATGAGTCCCTCAAAAGCAACATGCCCCAAATTGACCTACCTTCTTATTCATGCACCTCTTCCTACTCCACAGTTGCAGACAATCACTCAACCAGGAAAAGTAGTCACCCTGgatccctcctttccctcccactCACTCTCTCATTCAGTTTTACCTTTTAAGATATTtctcagtctccacctcccaccaCATGGAAATTTAGCACATGATAAAAACAGCATTTCAAACTAGCAAGGAAAAGAAACCGTGCTGGAACAAGTGGCTATccatctatgaaaaataaatacttaagtcAGATCTATACATAACAAtgaattccagatggattaactAAGTATATAAATAACTAAACTACAAAAGCACCAGGAAGAAATACAGgagggtttgggtttttttttgttttttggtttttttttggtttgttttgttttaatcagaCAGTGCCAGAAGAAGAAGAACATTTTTTGTAATGTGGGGATAAGAAGGACTTTCATAAGACACGAAATTCATAAACTATaatgaaaaatatcaaaagatTTGATTACAGTAAAAGACACCATAAAGTAAAAAAAGTGAATGCTAGGCCAGgggcggaggctcacgcctgtaatcccagcactctgggaggccaaggcgggtggatcacctgaggttaggagttccagaccagcctggccaacatgataaaaccctgtctctactaaaaatataaaaattagcccagcgtggtggaacatgcctgtaatcccagctactcaggaggctgaggcaggagaatcacttgaacccgggagtcagaggttgctgcgagcaaagatcgtgccactgcattccagcctgggcaacagaagtgaaactccatctcaaaaacaaaaaaaagtgaatgcTAAAGTAGGAGTTTTGCAGTATTTAAAGCACAGACAGAGTTACCTCCTAATTATTATCCCTAATATCCAAAAGGATCCTACACATCAGTAAGAAAAGATCAGAAAATCCAACAGGACAAAGGGCAAAGGTAATGACAAgacaatttatgttttttttgtttttctgagacagtctcagtgtgttgcccaggctgaagtgcagtggtgtgatcatagctcatggcagaCTTAACCTCCTgcactcagcctctcaagtagctagaaccacaagtgcacaccaccaagcctagctaatttttaatatttttattttttgtagaaacagggtctcgctatattgcccaggctggtcttgcattcctgggctcaagcaaccttcccacctcagcctcccaaaatgttggaattacaggcatgagtcactgcacctggtaGAGATACATTTTTGTCCATTAAGTTGGTAAAAAATTAATGCAATTGATAATGTTTGGTGTTCACATGAGCGCAGATACAAGGGAACTCTCAAACATTGTTGACGAATATACAAAACAATACGACAGTTTGGCAGGCAATTGATCTGTACTCACCAAAATGTTAAACAAACCCTTTGAGAAAGCTACTCCTTTTTAgtaaaaatctgttgttttagCTTTCCCAGCACCCATTACCCCTTCAGAATTCCGGCAACTGCCCTTCCCTCACCCCAGATTGTCTGCAGAACCACTTCTCTCCTACTGTCTGGCAAGCAGTTTGCTGGGGctggctccgcctcccagttgcAGGGGTGAGTTCTGTGACTTGAACTTGCCCAATCAGTGTATTCCATCCCCCACCTCAAGCAAAGTGATTGGTTTAGGGCAGGACATGTGATCTAAGTGAGAGCCAAATTAGAGACCACCCTGTGACTTTTCCAGTCTCCCAGAGAAGAAGAGCAGGTGGAGTGTGGCCATCTTGACTTTCCATGCAAGAATTGATCTGAGAATGAAGCCAAAACAAAGGAAATCCAAGTGCTGGTGAGAGATTATGAAGACAAAACTTGGGCACCTGGACCCAGCTATACTTGAAGTCAGCGGTCCCTAGGAATTGAGTGATATGAGCCAATAAAACACCctccatggccaggcacagtggctcacacctgtaatcccagcactttgggaggctgaggctggtggatcacctgaggtcaggagtttgagatcagcctggccaacatggcaaaaccccgtctctactaaaaatacaaaagttggctgggcgtggcggcacatgcctgtagtcccaccttctcgggaggctgaggcaggaaaatctcttgaacccaggaggcagaagctgcagtgagccaagatcgtaccacactgcactccagcctgggcaacagagagagactccatctcaaaaaaaaaaattaggcacaaAAAGAGATTTACAACAATTAATAAAATTgcacaattataacaatatacttaCTGTATTCCTCCTACCTGTTTTCAGACCTCAACTGACCTTGGGTAACTAAAACTGTAGAAAGTGAAATTGTGGATAAGGTGGAACTACTGTATGTCTATGCATATAAAAAGGTCTGGAaatacagacagacacacacaccctcacacatacacacacacacgcggaCACACACACTATTAGCAGTAGTTATCCCTAAGGGAGTGTCAATGGGAGCCAAACGAATCcactgttgtatgttttttgggttttttgtttgtttgtttgtttgtttgttttgagacagagtctctgtcacctaggctacagtgcagtggtacgatctcagctcactacaacctcgtcctcccggattcaagcgattctcgtgcctcagcctcccatgtagctgggattacaggtatgagccatcacacctggctattttttttatttttagtagagagggggtttcgccatgttagacaggctggtctcaaactcctgacctcaagtgatttgccctcctcggcctcccaaagtgctgggattctaggcatagtcactgtgcccagccccaaaggAATCCACTTTTAATCCTATACACATCTTTatgatttgaatttttcttttcttttttgtagagatgggatcttgctgtgttgtccaggcttgtcttgaactctaggcctcaagtgatcctcccacctaggcctctcaaagtacttggattacaggcatgagccaccatgcccagcttgaatTTTTCTAAAGAGCActgaatcattcattcaacaaatatttaaataggaCCTGTCTTGACCAATCACTGTTCTAGGTTAAGGCCATAGCattaaacaaaatggacaaaatccTTGCTTTCATGATGGGAGGGGgcatcaatatatttttaaaatgatatctaGAGTCGCGTGCGAACGAGCAAGAGGGTGTTCGACTGCTAGAGCCAAGTGAAGCAATGCCTAAATCAAAGGAACTTGTTTCTTCAAGCTCTTCTGGCAGTGATTCTGACAGCGAGGTTGACAAAAAgttaaagaggaaaaagcaagttGCTCCAGAAAAACCTGTAAAGAAGCAAAAGACAGGTGAAACTTCGAGAGCTCTGTCATCTTCTAaacagagcagcagcagcagagatgATAACATGTTTCAGATTGGGAAAATGAGGTACGTT
The sequence above is drawn from the Symphalangus syndactylus isolate Jambi chromosome 20, NHGRI_mSymSyn1-v2.1_pri, whole genome shotgun sequence genome and encodes:
- the LOC129470699 gene encoding activated RNA polymerase II transcriptional coactivator p15, which gives rise to MPKSKELVSSSSSGSDSDSEVDKKLKRKKQVAPEKPVKKQKTGETSRALSSSKQSSSSRDDNMFQIGKMRYVSVRDFKGKVLIDIREYWMDPEGEMKPGRKGISLNPEQWSQLKEQISDIDDAVRKL